Below is a genomic region from Haliotis asinina isolate JCU_RB_2024 chromosome 14, JCU_Hal_asi_v2, whole genome shotgun sequence.
GAATTGTAGCACTTTTAATTGTATAGCCCACTGATGACTTTCTCTCCCCTTCTGATTCAAACGCCATGTTCACCTGACCGACTAATGAATGAGACCTATGTCCTGGTGCCCGATGTGTAGGCGCTACGTCTGCCCGGCTGCTGGTCGAGGACAAGTTTGAAAGTTCAGTTTGTGATATTACACCGCCTGGATGGACGTCACTAGATGAATGATCAGTGAGAGGGCTGACAGACAGTGACTCTACAGAACGTGACCTCAGAACCTGACGTCTGCTACTTGGCGAGGTCAGACATGGCGATTGTGTCTTTGTAGCCACATGGCTGCACTGGGCAGAAAGTCCCTGTTCCATAACACCGCCATGTTGTGACGTAATGTCGTCATGAGAACCACCTTTTTCGGCAGTGGGGCTACAAAGTGTTGAAGGTATTGAGTTAGTCACAATATTTATCTGCGAGGTCACATCCGGTGTGTCTTCTTTTAGTGTCCTGTGCTTGCCGTGAGACTTACATCCTGAAGTAGGTACACTGTTGACTCGCGAGGCCACAGTATACGATCCATGGCCTTCTGACGTCACCTTGTTCGCGGGATTCAGTTCTACTCCTCGAAATACATGTGAGGCTGCCCGGGGTATTGTGTGGAATCTTGATGTCACAACATTCACATGGACATCAGATACTGGTTCTTTCCGACGTGGAACACAGGATTTCACACACTTTCTACTTGACACATGACTTGCAGAACACACGTCATGCTCCGGTGTTGCGAGGCACAGAGAGCCACAACGGTCACGACAGTCACTTTCCTGGCACGGACTGTCCTGGATGTCATTCACGTGCTCCCCGTGTGTCACTAGGGGCATGGTCACCAGAACAGAATGACTGACCTCTCTGGTGTGCGTCCCACAGTCCGACAGACTGGGCAGAAGGATGGGATGACCATTTGATGGGGATGTCCTCCGTGTCCCTCTGGCGGACCCAGGAGCGTCCTGGTCAGCATGGGGCAGGACCTTGGTGAAGCCGTCCCTCCTAGTCAGGAAGAAGGTGTTCATGGTGCCCTTACCCTTCACGGGTATCTCGCCCCGGTCGTAGAAGTGGTAGCCAGCGAACCGGGACACCAGCTTGTCGTGGGCTGCAGAACTCAGGTGGATCTTCATTGCTGAAACACGGCAGGCTTGTATGTAACTATATGTCAGTTAAAAATACCAAGTTATAGATAGCTTTCATGTGACCTCTAATTTATTAACGAAAAGATATTGCCGATAACATACCACTTCGCGGTCTAAATTGATATGGTGAATTACCGTAATAGTTTGGAGTGAATGTGTGAGCTACATCAATGCGAGTCAGCTGATAGAAGACTGAAAAGATGCATGTCTTATAGCCTGTGAATGTTCAAACAGACCTGAGCTCCTGGAAGAAACATCTGAGCCgatcttggattcgaacccatcaTAACGGGTTTCTCCTCATTTCACAAATTATTTACTCAATACAAACAATGACGTATTTATCTTACGGAATCCCGTTGACTCCATTCTGGAAGCAACGTTGACTGTGTCTCCAAACAAACAGTACCGAGGCATCGCCAGACCTACAACTCCGGCAACCACCGACCCTGTGTGGATTCCTGAAGAGAAAACAcagcttgacacatgtcagtctATTCTGTCGTACAAGAGTCAGCATGAAATAGATGCCATTCACTATGTAAAGGGACTGCTTGTATTCATGGTTATTCCAGCAGGACTGGTGAGTACAAAGTGCGTGTTCTGTTCACCAGTCAAATAGTTTTCTTTATATTTCTTCATGTAAGGAGCAGGTTATGTCAGCTATGCAGCAAAATCCCGTTAATCCGGGCCACATAATGTCCGGCTGAACGAGTTACTGCTGCAGCGTGGTAACCTTTGAACACATTTCGACAAGCACAAATCTCCCGGGAGTTCTGGACAAACGAGATTTCGCTGAATCTATTAACTATTTTCTATGACAGGCAGTGAGTCCCCGACTGACCTATACGTATCTTGAGGGGTCTGTCTGGTAGATGAGGTATGGTGAAGGTGGCGGTGGAGGCAAGGATGTCCATGGCGCAGTCGGCGATCTCTTTGATGTGGTTGTCTCCGTTCCTCATCGGCAAACCACTAGCTATCATGTAGGCGTCTCCGATTGTCTCCACCTGACAGCAAACAGGGGGTTAGTGAGTAAGAAGAATTCATGTCATCAATGTATGTCTTTGTCCCTCGTGAACAGGAACGAAAACCGCTCATCTCTAACACTAAGCAGCGTGTCCATACTGTTACAGAGTCTTCAGTGACAATCCCGATATGTGTTTAATCAAAACTAAATGTATATTCTCTGACAACCCGAAAGCTTTTCTTTACCAATAACGGTTTACTCTTCACTGATAAACTTAGTTATTCTGTAGATTGGTTAAATAGCTTAATACATTAGCGGACACAAATGACGAAACAATCATCTTAAAGGCAATATCAACAAGAAAACCAATGCCTTCTACCTTGTACACGTCATAGTtggtgatgatgtcatcaaAAAGTGTGTAGAGAGAGTTGAGGAAGTTCACGACCTGGAAAGACAAGGATACTCTTGTCAGGGTATATCTACATTATACCAAACacttaaatatttatgtacGGATGAAACAGCTCATTGGAACTGAAATGCATCACCATTCTTGTGATTCGATAAAAGGATTTTTCCGACACGAATTTACGGTTTTCATATGAATCAAGTTAGTTTGAGATCAAAGACTAATGGAGAATCTAACCAAATAAGTTACCTGGTAGTTGAAATACACATtgacaaagaaagaaaaacaatagcTGGTGAAACAATATTCGGTATCAGGACAGACTGGGAACCCCTTATTGCAATGTTAAAGcactaaatgaaacaagtaaAGCTTTTGGGGGGTTCTGAATGTCCTTTCTCAGTGGGACTCCTTTTTCAGTTTAACAGGAACTGTTAGTTTCTATGCATATCCAGAGACTAAGCGATGGTGGTGTCAGACAGTTACGGACGTTTTGATTGGTTGAATGCCACCAAGCACTGTTTGGGAGTTGTGACAAGGGGTGGGACCTGGAGATTACGTCATACTTTGGTAACTTGTCTCTGAATTATACATCGTATTTGACAAAGAGCATGGCATAACCTATATGTAATAAAAGGGTCTGAAAGCGGAGCAGACATCGGTTATTTTTCTGTGTCATAATTATTCCATATTGAAGGTAACTGAAAGTTACGTACAAGTCAGGCTGTGTGTATTCTTGGGATGAACTGTCTTACCTCTATGGGTGTGCTCTCGCCACAGATCTTGGTGAAGCCCACGATATCGGAGAAGTATATTGTAGCCTGATCAAACATCTCGGCCTTCACTGGTTTACCCAACTTGAGGTCCTCTGCCACAGATCTAGGGGTATAACAGTGAACATTAACCACTGTCTCAACCATCAGGTGGAACTTTACTCAACCAGCAGGTGGAACTTTACTCAACCAGCAGGTGGAACTTTACTCAACCAGCTGGTGGAACTTTATTCAACCAGCAGGTGGCACGTTACTCAACCAGCATGTGGCACTATACTCAACGATCAGGTAGAACTTTACGCGATTCTTATATTTTTGCTGTACCGGATTACTATAAAATAGTAGATACACTCACTGAGGCAGCATCCGGTATAAGAGGTTCTCCGTCTTCCTCTTCTCTGCGTCCAACTCACTCGTCCTCTCCGCTACAAGCTCCTCCAGATGGTTGGCGTACTTCTCCAACATGGCGATCATGTTGTCGATCATCGTCATGTGTCTGTACAACCACAGCATACATCTTAACTCATGTCTCTGTACAACCACAGCATACACCTTAAGTCATGTGTCTGTACGGTTAACCAAAGCGTACAtctaaagtcatgtgactgtacaACCACAGCATACATATTACGTCAAGACATCGTCATGTGTCTGTACACCCACAACATACATTATAAGTTAACCTAGCGTCATGTGACTGTACAACCACAGCATACATCTTACGTCAAGACATCGTCATGTGTCTGTACAAACACAGCATGCATTTTAAGTCATGCCTTAGTTATGTGTCCCTGGGGACATCACTGAAATCGAGCCAAGAGCTAACGTACCTGGATTGCCAGTATGTCAGTATATTCGTAAGTTAACGACAGCATATTGCCTGAGAGCGATCATGTATCATCTCTGCCACACAGGAAAAGCTGAACAAAAGTTTTATATATGATGCAGCTGACAAAATGGTTCTCTCTTGTGAGTGTACATACTTGGACGGGTTGATCCTGGTGAGGGACTTGACCACCCTCGGGGCCGAGGGACGGGCACTGGGGTCCTCACTCCAGCAATCCTCGATCAGGGCTACCAGGTCCGGATGCTGACGAAGCTCACGTGCAACTGACGGGCGGAACCGATTGTGCGGCGGAAGGTCACGAACTCGCCGGACGATTTCTGCGATCACATACCAAGCATATCATGATTCAATCAAGTAGTATTTCCATGCTCACATGACATCTCTACCATAACACATAGCACGTAGCACATTGTACGGACCAGACTCTTTGATAAGCACATGTGTGAGAACGCAGGGGCTTGGAAACATCGCTCAGAAACACTGTATAGACCCTATTCTAGTACTATATAGAAggactagggtagggtctatacacctatatgtctttctaatactgtttctaagcgatacaagacCCCGTGTTTGAGAAGCACTATCAAACAACGATGATAATGGGTGTTGGTTAAAAGGTTGATGTAACCCGGAAGGCACTTGCAGATATGGttcaaaacaaaacaggaaTAGAATCTCTTACTTTAGAAATGTCATCTAACAGTCTGCCACAGCGAATGTTGAAATACATACCATGGCTATGCACCCTGTAGGCCAGaccaaacatattttgaataaaaatcGTATAGAACGGGCTTTGTACCTGAACAGTTGTGAAATATAGACTGGAAAGTTGGAAGCTGCTGGAATAATGGTAACAGATAAAGTGTAACTTAAAGTGATACAGTGGCTAATGAATACTCGGTGCCTAACTGAAGAACAGAAGATGGGATACTCGGTACCTACCTGAGGAACACAAGAAGGAATATTCGGTGTACGGACCTACCTGAGGAACAGAAGGTGGGGTACTCGGTGTACGGACCTATTTGAGGAACAGAAGATGGGGTACTGGGTGTACGGACCTACTTGAGGAACAGGAAACAGGGTACTGGGTTGCACGGACCTACCTGAGGAACAGAAGAAGGGGTACTCTGTGTACGGACCAGACCGTGTGAACACTTCCTTCATGATAACACCGATAGCGTATATATCCGTCTTCTGAAAATCCACATTCCTTTCGGCTCGAAGGATCTCAGGGGCGGTCCACAGGTCCTCTGTAAGATTAGtgtatcatcaccaccaccagcagACGCAGCAGCATCAACAGAATCACCATCAAATATCGTCATCATCACGGTCATAATTGTTATTAAAGAAATGTCATTTAATCGCAGCTGAGCCACAAGCACACATCAGGACAGTCCTCCAGTAGTCGGTATACTGCAGAGGAAGTTCAGTGTTCGGTAACCTAAGCTTAGCCCGAGACAGTCTGATGTTATCAAATACGTATATGGACAGGTTTCacagtaagtaagtgagtgagagagatttAATGCCCCTTTCACTGGACAGTATGAGAAACACAAAGGATGAAAGTGGGATATGAGGAGCGCCCCGATTCGCTGTTGCCAAGAAAAACACGACCCTGGTGAGGACGGGTTTATCCATGTTGCTAAGTTCACAGCGCCATTCCCGTGGCCGTGCCATTCCCTGCAGTGGTAAAAGTCAGACGTAGTCTTAGAGTTTCCTCCTAGAATATTAAGCTACGATTGGCTCGCCGTGACGTAACTGGAATGCTACTGAAGGGTAAATCTGCCCCATGAACTTCTTCCTGTCGAACACATATTTCTCCTTTCTCAGTTCACTGCCTATCCCAGTGTGATGGGAGGGGGAATACCGGAGAAAATACCTCATCAAAACTGAACAGTTTTTCACGGCAAACTGACCTCGGAAGAATCAACCTTGGGACTGATCCGACTTTCTGAGTATTACTCTGTAACTATTAAGGTTTAAACGACTTAAGAGAACGTCATTGTTAGAGCCGTGTCGTGTGACTCTCAGGTGACTTCTCAAACGTGAAAAACCATCCGATATCTAGATGTATTCTTTGGAATGACCCTTGTTAAGTTACATTGTCATTTGTGGAGTGGGACTCGAACGTCCTTGAAAGACACCCACGTGCCAAACTATTTGTTACTTGGAGGATTATATCAGCCAACATCAGCAACACCGTCACCATCAACAATACTGCCAACATCATCAACACCGTCATCATCAACAATACGgtcaacatcagcaacaccGTCATCAGCAACAACACCGTCACCGTCAACAACACCGTCACCGTCAACAGCACCGTCAACAGCTGCATTAATACGTGACAGACCCAACCAAAATTTGACTAGAACAATAATGacccacattcaacacatttaCTACACTTACTGTCTGCGTTCTCCTCGAAAGGTATTGACGCCTTGTCCATCGACCTGATTTTAGGGACACCGAAGTCCGTGAGTTTACATGTCCACCGACTGTCCACAACGCAGTTGGAGCTTTTCAGGTTGCCATGGTAATTTACAGGGCTTTTTTGGATGTACTCCAGACCCTTCGATCAGAATATGAATATACATTCAGAGGGCATTGCAATCACGGTCTCGGTAAACACCTGGACACCTAATTACTTTATACTGCAAACCCAGATATTTTGAGGTCTTTATGATCTGTGCTATATCTGGTTCAGACACAAAGGCAGTCATGCTGATTGTGTTATTAATTTAAATAATACTCATTCACTTTATCCCAGGTCTTACCTTAGCGACGTCTTGACATAGGGCGAACTTGAAGAGTTGATCCAACTTGATATTGGTGTTCCAGATGATATCCTGAGAAGAGATGACAAAAAATAAAGGGCAATAGAAAAAGGTGCATACGGTGtgtaaacatttcaaacagTGTGTTACGGAATCAGCTCAGATGAACAGTAGTATCAAAGAGATAGTACGTTGCACAATGCCACAAGTaagtaaaacatatataaagcCAGGGTTGCCAGGAAGGGTACTTGTTTTGCCGTTATATTAATTACTGGTACAGGTACTAATTGCCATTATTGATCCATATCATAATGCTTGAAAGTGTATCGTGACAATCGCGAAATCTGAAAACCCCATGGTACAGTACCTGTAAGCTTCCTTTCGCACAATACTCCCACAGCAGCAAAATCCTTCCTGGATCTACACATGCTCCAACAAACGCACAGACGTTCTGGTTCTTGAGTTCCATCAGCTAGAACATACATTTCTGGCAATGATGTTCTTTGTATGGGCTGGATGTCACGTAGAATTTACATGTCATGTACAATTGCACGATGCAGCAAGGGAACTACATACAAAGTTACACCCCGTTAAACATGGCAGTACATTTCCATGCGGAAACGCCCGCGCCAAAGCCTTTCTAAATTCCTATTACGAAGCAGTTATAATTTGATGTTTATACACGTTTCTAACATTACTGGTCCGTTAAGCGAGGTCCGCGTTATCGAGGTCATCATGGAAACTAACAGGATAAAAGCAAACCTGGTTGAGTTCCTGGAGAACATCCTTAGTTAGGCTGACACTGGTCTTGGACATTCTCTTGACGGACACCAGACTTCCTGATATAAATAACCAGCAGTGATATATGTTATTTGGGGTAAGTGAATAAGTTCAATCCTGTTATCAGTGACTTTATCTCTATAGGAGAAAGGATGTACCATAATTTAAAGCTTGTTGGAATTCTATTCCAAGATAACCTAGACTATGTATTTTGTCCCGCAAACCAAGGTATGGGTCGCCGTGAAGTGGTCGATGAAGTTCCTACCTCTGATGTAGGCGACGGAACCAAACATGGTGGTGCCAGTCTCCACACAGTGAAATGACCTCGGGGAGTCTGTGTAGGAATCAGCACAACTCACAACGTCGCGTGTGTTCGTCACTCCCTTAGCGGTTTTAGAATTCCAACGACGGGTTAGATTCTTGAAGCTAGACTGGAGAGAAGTAATGACTGATTGCATAAAAATATTAGTATCATTaattgttttgtgttctttgtgaAACTAATAAGTAAAATAATCATTAGTGGAGAAACCAGAAAATATGACATTGATGTGCAGCCATGGTAACTGTATGTATAACAGACAAGCCATGAACAAATAATACTCTTTAACACTGAACATTCGTTACTGTTCGACAAACGCTGGATGTTGAACCACAGCTAGTGACTGTAAGCACAGCCTACCGCAAGCACAATATATATTTCACCGATCATGGTTAACAGGAGTTACCTACCCTGACGCTGCCACAGAGAATGGCCGTGACGAAGTCGATTTCCTCAAACTTCACTTGCCACAGCATACTCTCCAGCTGTCGGCGACGTCGGTAACGTCTGAAGTACAATCACAAcgttatttcacttatttataaATACAAGCATGTTAAGATGTTGAACCAAATGCTCCTTGTACAGACGGAGTACAGTAAGAGATGTGGCAGGACTAACCTGAGTGACACCTGCACGGCGATGGCGATGATAAGGACGACTGACGACCCTGCCGCCGCCCCCGTGATGGTGTCAGCATAGCCCAGTTCCCTGGAGTCTGGCTCTGGGAAACAGAAAAATGGATGACATGCTTCTAAAATTGCAGGAAACTGTGATGAACATAATGCATGCTGATGACGTAGCCAGGTGAGTGGAGTGCTCAATTTACTGAATATTACACTTCGTCAGGTTCATGTTTCAAGACAGGTTTTCCCTTGCTTGATGTTGTTGAATGTTGCTTGATGTTGTTGAATGTTGCTTGATGTTGTTGAATGGAGCAATTCGGTCACTCGCGATGCTCATGCCATTGTCTGTGTATATTGTTATTAAATTATAATCTGTTTATATGGCGCCGAGTTCCAGCTAGGCTGTTCACAAGCGctttgttgtgtttttcccCTTCATGATgggatgtcaatctcaaagaCGATTCGTGTTCTCACTCTCAACTCCCTAAAGGTCACAGCAGGTTCAGGTTGCTGTGGATGAATGATTCGCCCTAAAGACGTCTCCGGTTTCTTGGAGCCTAGATAAGTTCAAGAACAAGTTTGGTTTGCACTGACAAAGAGACAAAATGTCTGAGAGAATGAAAGAATTTACCTTTCCTGCATTTCTCCCCTTCAAAGCCGCAGGTAGGTATGTCTGGTGGAGCGTTTTCCTGCCCCACCTTCCCGTCGGGCCACCTCACACTGATTGTCTTCTCTAGTTTCTGTGGGGAACACAGGAATACAAGGTATACTGGGCACACCCCACACAAGGCATAACAACGTGCACCTTGCAGACTCAGCCAGGTCATTCCAGATATTAATCTCctaatattcattcatttaggAGTTTTACTTGCCCACATTTAACAGAGACTAACACACATACCTAACTGCACGGGTATTAGTAACGCACTGATATAGTGACGTGGCAGTGTCAAGGGGCaacaagaacatttaattctgacaTCTTCACTGCTTTTTGACAAACAGGATTTACTGAAGGTTTTAAGATGCGACAACTTCTAGAAAGTATCGACGACGGAATACGGTCTTGTCTGGGAATCTCATTCCTGCCAACTTTTAACACTATTGTGGATTCAGGAACCCAGAAACGTATCATCATTACACACGTCAGTGAAATATTGTGGAGATTCGAAAATCTACTGACATGTATTGCAGACACTATTTTACATATGACTGATGACACATGTCTGACTCAGGTTATAGCCGTTGTCTGCCAACTAATGCTCCTTTATCTCAAGTGTTTTTTCGCATGAAAGACAACACCCACTCGTCGGCTGTTCTGATCGATTCTTTATGTTAGACCACAAAACGTTCGTGTTATAGCTCTTGTGAGTGGGCGCTCTTAACTTACCGAAAACACCATTCCTCCGTTCAGGGTGTTGTAGATCTCGGTGATAGTGGTGAAGTTGCCGTCTTGCTGCATGTCAAGGAGCCAGATGTTGACCAGTCGATCACAGAAGTTGTCAAGAACCAAATTAGCCGTCACACCTTCATTGTAAAACAAGTCCCAGTGAAATATACAGAGCGACCTCGGGAATACTGTACACTGGATAATGTCTACCTGGTCTCACCCGGGGTAAAGAAAAAAGGGGGTCACAGGACTTCACCCGGGATAGAAACAGGTAAGGGAAGAAGGGACATATGCCTTCACTCGGGGTAGAAACAGGCACAGGAAGAAGTGGTAACAGGCCTTCACACGGGGTAGAAACAGGTACAGAAGAAGGGGTAACAGGCCTTCACAACAACAAGAAACATGTCTGGGATTACGAGACCAGCCCTCGTTGTATGAATGTCgatattttgttgtattttctgattttttattgcTAATGAAGTGTTCatataaaatgaatgtaaataagCACGGGCAAACCTATTTATGTATAAATAGTTTAGCAATGTTCCTATGACATGGCATCACGAATACGTATCATCAACTTAGCACAGAACTATTCTACTGTTTCAAACTCTCTATGTTATTTATTGGCGATATTCACATTGATGGTAACCAGCTGGAGACATGTGTATTACATTTTaatacatttaacaaagaaaatgtaCAGTAATGTATATTGCTGGCATACGTGGACAGAAACAATACAGAAGGCTACTGATTCTTTCATGCGGGACAATCGCTGTTTGCTGATAGCATAAAGACAAAAAGTTTGAggattttgaaagaaattcGAATATCATGttacaatcactttattatCATGTAATCTGGACTGCATTACTTGCCGGCATTGTACTCGGTCACGTTTTACGTGTGGCGTCCCGGAAACAAAGAGATACAACATTTGTGAGGAATTAACTCTCACCAATCGTCTGTACGCCTTGTGCCATAGAGAACATGTGGCTACCATTTTTTGGATCGCCTCCCAACACAATGGAGCGGTTGACAAGGATCGCCCACAGCACCGTGGCATCATACAAGAAGGGGGCGTAGGCGTCCAGTTGCTAAAGAGGGAGGATTAGAGTAGAGATATAACGTACTTCGATGTGGGATTAATGACGTATTTATTTCACCGAATAGTCATacatacagtgaatgagttaaagTTAGTAAAGATCGCTATCGAGAAGATCCCTACAGTATCGAGAAGATCCCTGCAGTATCGAGAAGATCCCTGCAGTATCGCTCAGCCTGGAAATACCCATGACTTGTGCTTTCCGTCTAACCACAAGGTACAATTACATGTAACTGGACAGAGCATCGCTCGTGGTCTAATGATTGCTTCGTCAGCATTAATAAATGGTAgttatgttttgatgttttaattcATACAAAGAATACGGATTACGTCATAATGCAGAGGAGTAAAGAAATTAGTCCTGCGTCAAGAACGTTATAACATGAAGTCGTCATACAAAAATTGTATATATCTCTCGACGATAATGTTGCCTTAATACCAGTAATTGGGTTATCACACAAAAgagcaaaatatgttttgtgcaCATAGAAAGGCAGAAGTGAAGTACATACGTCAGAGCCTTGAGGAATATCCCACAATTTGTTCGTCACTGCATTCATCTTCTGAACGTGGTTTTTGAACTTTTTGTAAGTCTGCTGTTCTTGCGCAACAAGGATCACCTGTGAAAGAGGTCACATTGACACGTAAACATGTTGCACAATCGCTACGCAGTAATTCAGGTAATTCTTTCATGTCTGAGACTTATAGAAGCTCACGGGTTATAAACTCTGTCTGTGAAAGTACAACCACAAGATACTTACGTGAATGACAGACTCAAACGCAAACTTCGCCTCTTCATCATAGGAATCGTTTCGTCGCCACACACGGTCTGATAAAACATCTGCCTCGAGCGTCTCGCCCGAATACACCTTAAAAAGAGgcaaatgtatgtatttatacgAATCACTAAAGACATTTATACGGATCACTAACGAAATGCATATATCAAGccgatgtgttttgtttttcaaaacagtATGAAAGCAGCTGACGGTATGTATCTGAAGACGAAATCGCACCATTAACAACATCAGCAAGAAAAACTTTATTTAGTACAGTAAGCGTCAGATATCTATTAACGCAGCATGACAAATGACCACAGTACAACAAATGTATGTTATTTAGCAATAATGACGTGAGTACGTGATACTCACATCTCCGTTGATGCAGATGAAGGCAAACTCCCCCGTCGTGAGCCCCAGTCGGTGAGCCACCAGGATGTACTTCCTCATCGTCAACCACGGCACAGCGAAGATGATGACTGGGAAACCAGAACTCAAACTGAACGTTTTCTTCCATACCGTATGGTAATCACGAAACCATGTTGGTTCGTACATGTGCTCACACAAACATTGCAAATGGTTACACTCAATAATAGTAGTTGCCTGCGTGACACCCACACCGTGAGCTAACTTCAAATCATTCAGCTCCTATCTCTGGCTTAACCAGCATAACAGGTAATCTCGTCAGTAATACGCGGTTTCTGTTGCAGCCAGAGCTGCCAGTGACATGTCTGCTGGTCTGAAATGTATATTAGCTGATGCGCCATTAGTTGGTTTCTGTTGCAGCCAGAGCTGCCAGTGACATGTCTGCTGGTCTGAAATGTATATTAGCTGATGCGCCATTAGTTGGTGCATGTGTTGTTCCCATGGTATTCGTGGGAAGAGGCACATTCATTGTCCCCCCGTGTTATGGAACCACTTACTTCGGGCGTACTTCTTGACC
It encodes:
- the LOC137261215 gene encoding atrial natriuretic peptide receptor 2-like isoform X2 gives rise to the protein MIHSVDDETVSALGTLAHYSQCTIGMRPVAQLASHWNIPVFGWVSNDHDLRDRDIYSTLIRLLGPLNQFSTTMRYVSSMFNWKRFAMIHDQDGSYKSVYEALASDTTNFFTSTHSVTPSMDDEEVKEIFLQVKKYARIIIFAVPWLTMRKYILVAHRLGLTTGEFAFICINGDVYSGETLEADVLSDRVWRRNDSYDEEAKFAFESVIHVILVAQEQQTYKKFKNHVQKMNAVTNKLWDIPQGSDQLDAYAPFLYDATVLWAILVNRSIVLGGDPKNGSHMFSMAQGVQTIGVTANLVLDNFCDRLVNIWLLDMQQDGNFTTITEIYNTLNGGMVFSKLEKTISVRWPDGKVGQENAPPDIPTCGFEGEKCRKEPDSRELGYADTITGAAAGSSVVLIIAIAVQVSLRRYRRRRQLESMLWQVKFEEIDFVTAILCGSVRSSFKNLTRRWNSKTAKGVTNTRDVVSCADSYTDSPRSFHCVETGTTMFGSVAYIRGSLVSVKRMSKTSVSLTKDVLQELNQLMELKNQNVCAFVGACVDPGRILLLWEYCAKGSLQDIIWNTNIKLDQLFKFALCQDVAKGLEYIQKSPVNYHGNLKSSNCVVDSRWTCKLTDFGVPKIRSMDKASIPFEENADKDLWTAPEILRAERNVDFQKTDIYAIGVIMKEVFTRSGPYTEYPFFCSSEIVRRVRDLPPHNRFRPSVARELRQHPDLVALIEDCWSEDPSARPSAPRVVKSLTRINPSKHMTMIDNMIAMLEKYANHLEELVAERTSELDAEKRKTENLLYRMLPQSVAEDLKLGKPVKAEMFDQATIYFSDIVGFTKICGESTPIEVVNFLNSLYTLFDDIITNYDVYKVETIGDAYMIASGLPMRNGDNHIKEIADCAMDILASTATFTIPHLPDRPLKIRIGIHTGSVVAGVVGLAMPRYCLFGDTVNVASRMESTGFPMKIHLSSAAHDKLVSRFAGYHFYDRGEIPVKGKGTMNTFFLTRRDGFTKVLPHADQDAPGSARGTRRTSPSNGHPILLPSLSDCGTHTREVSHSVLVTMPLVTHGEHVNDIQDSPCQESDCRDRCGSLCLATPEHDVCSASHVSSRKCVKSCVPRRKEPVSDVHVNVVTSRFHTIPRAASHVFRGVELNPANKVTSEGHGSYTVASRVNSVPTSGCKSHGKHRTLKEDTPDVTSQINIVTNSIPSTLCSPTAEKGGSHDDITSQHGGVMEQGLSAQCSHVATKTQSPCLTSPSSRRQVLRSRSVESLSVSPLTDHSSSDVHPGGVISQTELSNLSSTSSRADVAPTHRAPGHRSHSLVGQVNMAFESEGERKSSVGYTIKSATIPRYSSRARALSPHLTSQIDVDVYDKKLNRRVTRVVEITPL
- the LOC137261215 gene encoding atrial natriuretic peptide receptor 2-like isoform X1, with translation MYTWAVFLLLPTLLLHTPSVQGDKREFRIAWMAPKREYNKFSAATSVNALKLALYSIGQKYLTGHPIRVKWYDSDCNSKAALTSAVDAKSTFDPHLFLGPPCSTGMRPVAQLASHWNIPVFGWVSNDHDLRDRDIYSTLIRLLGPLNQFSTTMRYVSSMFNWKRFAMIHDQDGSYKSVYEALASDTTNFFTSTHSVTPSMDDEEVKEIFLQVKKYARIIIFAVPWLTMRKYILVAHRLGLTTGEFAFICINGDVYSGETLEADVLSDRVWRRNDSYDEEAKFAFESVIHVILVAQEQQTYKKFKNHVQKMNAVTNKLWDIPQGSDQLDAYAPFLYDATVLWAILVNRSIVLGGDPKNGSHMFSMAQGVQTIGVTANLVLDNFCDRLVNIWLLDMQQDGNFTTITEIYNTLNGGMVFSKLEKTISVRWPDGKVGQENAPPDIPTCGFEGEKCRKEPDSRELGYADTITGAAAGSSVVLIIAIAVQVSLRRYRRRRQLESMLWQVKFEEIDFVTAILCGSVRSSFKNLTRRWNSKTAKGVTNTRDVVSCADSYTDSPRSFHCVETGTTMFGSVAYIRGSLVSVKRMSKTSVSLTKDVLQELNQLMELKNQNVCAFVGACVDPGRILLLWEYCAKGSLQDIIWNTNIKLDQLFKFALCQDVAKGLEYIQKSPVNYHGNLKSSNCVVDSRWTCKLTDFGVPKIRSMDKASIPFEENADKDLWTAPEILRAERNVDFQKTDIYAIGVIMKEVFTRSGPYTEYPFFCSSEIVRRVRDLPPHNRFRPSVARELRQHPDLVALIEDCWSEDPSARPSAPRVVKSLTRINPSKHMTMIDNMIAMLEKYANHLEELVAERTSELDAEKRKTENLLYRMLPQSVAEDLKLGKPVKAEMFDQATIYFSDIVGFTKICGESTPIEVVNFLNSLYTLFDDIITNYDVYKVETIGDAYMIASGLPMRNGDNHIKEIADCAMDILASTATFTIPHLPDRPLKIRIGIHTGSVVAGVVGLAMPRYCLFGDTVNVASRMESTGFPMKIHLSSAAHDKLVSRFAGYHFYDRGEIPVKGKGTMNTFFLTRRDGFTKVLPHADQDAPGSARGTRRTSPSNGHPILLPSLSDCGTHTREVSHSVLVTMPLVTHGEHVNDIQDSPCQESDCRDRCGSLCLATPEHDVCSASHVSSRKCVKSCVPRRKEPVSDVHVNVVTSRFHTIPRAASHVFRGVELNPANKVTSEGHGSYTVASRVNSVPTSGCKSHGKHRTLKEDTPDVTSQINIVTNSIPSTLCSPTAEKGGSHDDITSQHGGVMEQGLSAQCSHVATKTQSPCLTSPSSRRQVLRSRSVESLSVSPLTDHSSSDVHPGGVISQTELSNLSSTSSRADVAPTHRAPGHRSHSLVGQVNMAFESEGERKSSVGYTIKSATIPRYSSRARALSPHLTSQIDVDVYDKKLNRRVTRVVEITPL